The Engystomops pustulosus chromosome 7, aEngPut4.maternal, whole genome shotgun sequence DNA window TGTGAGTGGGGCTCAGTGCTGAGTGTGAGTGGGGCTGAGTGTGAGTGGGCTGAGTGCTGAGTGTGAGTGGGCTGAGTGCAGGCATGCTGAGTGTGAGTGGGGCTGAGTGCAGGCATGCTGAGTGTGAGTGGGGCTGAGTGCAGGCATACTGAGTGTGAGTAGGCTGAGTGCAGGCATGCTGAGTGTGAGTGGGCTGAGTGCAGGCATGCTGAGTGTGAGTGGGCTGAGTGCAGGCATGCTGAGTGTGAGTGGGGCTCAGTGCTGAGTGTGAGTGGGGCTCAGTGCTGAGTGTGAGTGGGGCTCAGTGCTGAGTGTGAGTGGGGCTCAGTGCTGAGTGTGAGTGGGGCTCAGTGCTGAGTGTGAGTGGGGCTGAGTGTGAGTGGGCTGAGTGCTGAGTGTGAGTGGGCTGAGTGCAGGCATGCTGAGTGTGAGTGGGGCTGAGTGCAGGCATGCTGAGTGTGAGTGGGGCTgagtgcaggcatgctgtgagTGGGGCTCAGTGCTGAGTGTGAGTAGGGGCTGAGTGTGAGTGGGGCTGAGTGCAGGCATGCTGAGATCATGCTGTAGTTATTACAATGCAGTCCATGCGCTGCTATTGATCCCTCCGCTCGGGGGATGATGTCATCGGCAATTATATTATTAATCCTCTGACTGCAGACACAGCGGCCGTCACTCCCCGCCTGTAGTAATGGGGGGTCATGCAGGACAGAGGGCACCCCCAGACCTCCCCTCATGTACCGTACCTCATATATCCTGCCCGGGGATCTCGTCCTGCAGGGCAATTACTGAACCTTCCCTTCCCAGGGGCTTTTCACACTTCAGGATTTTCTCCAGTTTAGATTGTGATCTAATATCCAGTAATGACCCTGCAGGAAGGGAAGCCCCGTGCCCAGGAGCCGGGATCCCAGCAGTGGGCGCGGTCACACCTTGTGTTTTGGTTGccttaatatttacaaaataaatatcAACAATTATGTAATCAGCCACATCCCTTCTCAGCTGCGGTAATGcaccgtgtgaacgcggccttaacGTCTGAGACCAGGAGGCGGGAGAGGGTTAATCACAGATGTCAGGACACAGggccacatacacagcgctctaCACAGTTACCCTGCTCTGTGTGATACAGTCACATCACaggatacataggtgtgctctgtgctgtactgccccctatacatagcataggatacataggtgtgctctgtgctgtactgccccctatacatagcataggatacataggtgtgctctgtgctgtactgccccctatacatagcataggatacataggtgtgctctgtgctgtactgccccctatacatagcataggatacataggtgtgctctgtgctgtactgccccctatacatagcataggatacataggtgtgctctgtgctgtactgccccctatacatagcataggatacataggtgtgctctgtgctgtactgccccctatacatagcataggatacataggtgtgctctgtgctgtactgccccctatacatagcataggatacataggtgtgctctgtgctgtactgccccatgtacatagcataggatacataggtgtgctctgtgctgtactgccccatatacatagcataggatacataggtgtgctctgtgctgtactgccccctatacatagcataggatacataggtgtgctctgtgctgtactgccccctatacataacataggatacataggtgtgctctgtgctgtactgccccatatacatagcataggatacataggtgtgctctgtgctgtactgccccctatacataacataggatacataggtgtgctctgtgctgtactgccccatatacacaacatagaatacataggtgtgctctgtgctgtactgcccctatacatagcataggatacataggtgtgctctgtgctgtactgccccctatacatagcATAGGATACATAGATGTGCTCTGTTCTGTACTGCCCCATATACATAGcataggatacataggtgtgctctgtgctgtactgccccctaaACATGGCATAGGATACATagatgtgctctgtgctgtactgccccatacataacataggatacataggtgtgctctgtactgtactgccccatGTACATAACATAGAATACATATaagtgctctgtgctgtactgccccatgtacatagcataggatacataggtgtgctctgtgctgtactgccccctaaACATGGCATAGGATACATAGTGgtgctctgtgctgtactttcccctatacatagcataggatacataggtgtgatctgtgctgtactgccccctatacatagcataggatacatagatgtgctctgtgctgtactgccccctatagatagcataggatacataggtgtgctctgtgctgtactgccccctatacataaaataggatacataggtgtgctctgtgctgtactgccccatacataacataggatacatataagtgctctgtgctgtactgccccatACATAACATAAGATACATATaagtgctctgtgctgtactgccccatgtacatagcataggatacataggtgtgATCTGTGCTGTACTGTCCCCTATACATagcataggatacatataagtgctctgtgctgtactgccccatgtacatagcataggatacataggtgtgctctgtgctgtactgccccatgtacatagcataggatacatagttgtgctctgtgctgtactttCCCCTGTACATAGcataggatacataggtgtgctctgtgctgtactgccccctaaACATGGCATAGGATACATAGTGgtgctctgtgctgtactttcccctatacatagcataggatacataggtgtgctATGTGCTGTATTGCCCCAGACATGAcataggatacataggtgtgttctgtgctgtactgccccctatacatagcataggatacataggtgtgctctgtgctgtactgccccctatacataacataggatacataggtgtgctctgtgctgtactgccccatacataacataggatacatataagtgctctgtgctgtactgccccctatacataacataggatacataggtgtgATCTGTGCTTTACTGCCCCATACATAAcataggatacataggtgtgcttggtgctgtactgccccctatacatagcataggatacataggtgtgctctgtgctgtactgccccctatacataaCATAGGATACATcggtgtgctctgtgctgtactgccccctatacataacataggatacatagatgtgctctgtgctgtactgccccatgtacatagcataggatacatttaagtgctctgtgctgtactgccccctatacataacataggatacataggtgtgATCTGTGCTGTACTGTCCCCTATACATAGTAAAGGATACATagatgtgctctgtgctgtactttCCCCTGTACATAGcataggatacataggtgtgctctgtgctgtactgcccctatacataacataggatacataggtgtgctctgtgctgtactgccccctatacacaacATAGGATGCataggtgtgctctgtgctgtactgccccctatacatagcATAGGATACATCGGTGTgatctgtgctgtactgccccctatacatagcataggatacataggtgtgctctgtgctgtattGCCCCAGACAGGAcataggatacataggtgtgttctgtgctgtactgccccatatacataacataggatacataggtgtgctctgtgctgtacagTCCCCTATATATAGTATAGGGTACATAGGTGTGCTCAGTACTGTTCTGCCCCATATACATAGCATAGAATACATAGGTGTGCTCGGTGCTGTACTCCCCCCTATATATAGTATAGGGTACataggtgtgctctgtgctgttcTGCCTCTATACATAGcataggatacataggtgtgctTTGTGCTGTACTACCCCTATACATAAcataggatacataggtgtgctctgttctgtactgcccctatacatagcataggatacatagttgtgctctgtgctgtactgccccctatacatagcatagaatacataggtgtgctctgtgctgtactgccccctatacatagcatagaatacataggtgtgctctgtgctgtactgcctCCTATACATAACATAGGATACATAGATGTGCTCTGTGCTGAACTGCctcctatacattacataggataCATAGTGGTGCTCTGTGCTGttctgccccctatatataacaTAGGACACataggtgtgctctgtgctgtactgccccctatacatagcataggatacataggtgtgctctgtgctgtactgccccctatatatataacataggaCACATAGGTGTGTTCTGTACTGTACTTCCCCCTATACATAGcataggatacataggtgtgcttggtgctgtactgtcctctatacatagcataggatacataggtgtgctctgtgctgtactgccccctatatatataacataggatacataggtgtgctctgtgctgtactgccccctacacataacataggatacatagatgtgctctgtgctgtactgccccctatacataacataggatacatagatgtgctctgtgctgtactgccccatatacataacataggatacataggtgtgctctgtgctgtactgccccctatacataacataggatacataggtgtgctctgtgctgtactgccccctatatatataacataggaCACATAGGTGTGTTCTGTACTGTACTTCCCCCTATACATAGcataggatacataggtgtgcttggtgctgtactgtcctctatacatagcataggatacataggtgtgctctgtgctgtactgccccctatacatagcataggatacatagatgtgctctgtgctgtactgccccatatacatgacacaagatacataggtgtgctctgtgctgtactgccccctatacataacataggatacataggtgtgctctgtgctgtactgccccatACATTACATAGTATACATATAAGTGCTCTGTGctgcactgcccctatacataATATAGGATACGtaggtgtgctctgtgctgtactgtcccctgtacatagcataggatacataggtgtgctctgtgctgtactgccccatatacataatataggttacataggtgtgctctgtgctgtactgccccctatacataacataggatacatagatgtgctctgtgctgtactgccccatatacatgacacaagatacataggtgtgctctgtgctgtactgccccctatacataacataggatacataggtgtgctctgtgctgtactgccccatACATTACATAGTATACATATAAGTGCTCTGTGctgcactgcccctatacataATATAGGTTACataggtgtgctctgtgctgtacttcCCCATTTACCTGACACAGGATGCataggtgtgctctgtgctgcactgcccctatacataATATAGGATACGtaggtgtgctctgtgctgtactttCCCCTGTACATAGcataggatacataggtgtgctctgtgctgtactttCCCCTGTACATAGcataggatacataggtgtgctctgtACTGTACTGCCTCCTTTACATAGcataggatacataggtgtgctctgtgctgtactgccccccatacataacataggatacataggtgtgctctgtactgtactgccccatacataacataggatacataggtgtgctctgtgctgtactgccccccatacataacataggatacataggtgtgctctgtactgtactgccccctatacatagcataggatacataggtgtgTTCTGTACTGTACTTCCCCCTATACATAGcataggatacataggtgtgcttggtgctgtactgtcctctatacatagcataggatacataggtgtgctctgtgctgtactgccccctattcataacataggatacatagatgtgctctgtgctgtactgccccatatacatgacacaagatacataggtgtgctctgtgctgtactgccccctatacataacataggatacataggtgtgctctgtgctgcactgcccctatacataatataggatacataggtgtgctctgtgctgtactgccccctatacataacataggatacataggtgtgctctgtgctgcactgcccctatacataatataggatacataggtgtgctctgtgctgtactgccccctatacataacataggatacatagatgtgctctgtactgtactgccccatatacataacataggatacataggtgtgctctgtgctgtactgtcccctatacatagcataggatacataggtgtgatctgtgctgtactgcccctatacatagcataggatacataggtgtgctctgtACTGTACTGCCTCCTTTACATAGcataggatacataggtgtgctctgtgctgtactgccccctatacataacataggatacataggtgtgctctgtactgtactgccccatacataacataggatacataggtgtgctctgtgctgtactgccccccatacataacataggatacataggtgtgctctgtactgtactgccccctatacatagcataggatacataggtgtgctctgtactgtactgccccccatacataacataggatacataggtgtgctctgtactgtactgccccctatacataacataggatacataggtgtgctctgtgctgtactgtcccctatacatagcataggatacataggtgtgatctgtgctgtactgcccctatacatagcataggatacataggtgtgctctgtACTGTACTGCCTCCTTTACATAGCATAGGATACATAGGTGTTctctgtactgtactgccccatacataacataggatacataggtgtgctctgtgctgtactgccccccatacataacataggatacataggtgtgctctgtactgtactgccccctatacatagcataggatacataggtgtgctctgtactgtactgccccccatacataacataggatacataggtgtgctctgtactgtactgccccatacataacataggatacataggtgtgctctgtgctgtactgccccctatacatagcataggatacataggtgtgctctgtgctgtactgccccctatacatagcataggatacataggtgtgctctgtgctgtactgccccctatacatagcataggatacataggtgtgctctgtgctgtatatCCACTCTGTTTATGTATAATGGTGTGCACCAGATGAGATGATATAGTCAGTAATGTGCTTTGTGCTGTGCATTACCTGCCAAGACTGAGGTCAAGTGAAGCAATGCACTCAGTGCTGTACATCAGACCCGAGATGCTGTGTACTGCGCATCTCATCCTACATTTCATCTACTTTGTGCTGTGCTTCAGATCATGTGCTTCATGCTGTCTACTCTGCACTGTGCATTACACTCGGTGCTGTGCTATGTCATCTACTCGGTGCTGTGCATCACACTAGCGATATCATCTACTCTATCATGTACTCAGTGCTGTGCCATGTACTCGGTGCTGTGCCTCACACTAGCTATGTCATCTACTATGTGCTATACACTCGGTGCTGTGCTCTGTCACCTACTGTGTCATGTGCTCGGTGCTGTGCATCACAGCAGTTATGTCATGTGCTCGGTGCTGTGCTCTGTCACCCTAGTTCTATCATGTACTCAGTGCTGTGCATCCCCCCAGTCCTGTCGTGCCCCGGGTGCGGACGCTCTTACCTGTTCCCGTCGCTCGCCTGCTCCATCTCCTCCGCTGTCATCTTTACAAATTCTTTGACCAGTGCGCTGAGTAACCTCCTGGCCTCGTAGTCACTGACTCTCAGCCGCTCGGGTAATGACTCCATCCCCAGTCTTCATGGAGAGAGAGGCAGGTGGTGAGCGAGGCTCTGCAGGTGTGCACAGCGCCGTGCTGACTGACAGACACCTTACCTGACGGGAGTGGCCTGCGCGCTGTACATCTGGCACACCAGCAGCCCCAGGACGGCCACGAGAGACGAGATCTTCAGCACAACCATCATGTCCTTCCTACAGAGATGGAAAGGAGAAGCGTTGGCGGGCGGCCAGGAAAGCCATCAGCATCAGGAGAGTAATGACAGCCGCCGcaggcactacaagccccagccaGCCCCTACAGCCAGCACCCTACAGCCAGCACCCACTCACCTGTGTCCTAGAGGGGCAGATCACCAACACTTCTCCCAAACTCTGACTGCTCTCCAATGGGGGCGGCTCGCCTTATATACCCAGCTCCCGGCTGCCCCAATGTGGGCGTCAGCCAAGAGGCTCCACCCCGGGCTCCCAACCGCCAATCCCCAGCAGGGCAGGGGCCCCCAGCCATCCAATGACGTCACCCCGCTCACTGAGTATTCCATTCACAAAATGTGCCGGTCATTTGGGCCCCTGACGTctcatttacattgatgtcattgagaaaaaaaaaagaccaaaaaaaaaaaaaacttgaaatgttAATGAAAAGTAAAGGCAAGAGTCTCCCATCATTAATAATGGATCCGCGCCCCCGCCCCCACCCAAAAATGACGCTATCTTCTGGTAGGAGACGGCTAAGTGAATGAGCGGTCATGATTAGAAGCGACATCTACTGCAAACACCACTGCATTGCAGACACTCACCCGGGGCCTGACAACCAGGAGACGACACAccgggcagcccccagtagtcaggaCACACCTCACCCGGGGCTGACAACCAGGAGACGACACaccggcagcccccagtagtcaggaCACACCTCACCCGGGGCCTGACAACCAGGAGACGGCACaccggcagcccccagtagtcaggaCACACCTCACCCGGGGCCTGACAACCAGGAGACGACACAccgggcagcccccagtagtcaggaCACACCTCACCCGGGGCCTGACAACCAGGAGACGACACAccgggcagcccccagtagtcaggaCACACCTCACCCGGGGCCTGACAACCAGGAGACGACACaccggcagcccccagtagtcaggaCACACCTCACCCGGGGCTGACAACCAGGAGACGACACaccggcagcccccagtagtcaggaCACACCTCACCCGGGGCCTGACAACCAGGAGACGACACaccggcagcccccagtagtcaggaCACACCTCACCCGGGGCCTGACAACCAGGAGACGACACaccggcagcccccagtagtcaggaCACACCTCACCCGGGGCCTGACAACCAGGAGACAACACaccggcagcccccagtagtcaggaCACACCTCACCCGGGGCCTGACAACCAGGAGACAACACaccggcagcccccagtagtcaggaCACACCTCACCCGGGGCCTGACAACCAGGAGACGACACAccgggcagcccccagtagtcaggaCACACCTCACCCGGGGCCTGACAACCAGGAGACGACACAccgggcagcccccagtagtcaggaCACACCTCACCCGGGGCCTGACAACCAGGAGACGACACaccggcagcccccagtagtcaggaCACACCTCACCCGGGGCCTGACAACCAGGAGACGACACaccggcagcccccagtagtcaggaCACACCTCACCCGGGGCCTGACAACCAGGAGACGACACaccggcagcccccagtagtcaggaCACACCTCACCCGGGGCTGACAACCAGGAGACGACACAccgggcagcccccagtagtcaggaCACACCTCACCCGGGGCTGACAACCAGGAGACGACACaccggcagcccccagtagtcaggaCACACCTCACCCGGGGCCTGACAACCAGGAGACGACACaccggcagcccccagtagtcaggaCACACCTCACCCGGGGCCTGACAACCAGGAGACGACACAccgggcagcccccagtagtcaggaCACACCTCACCCGGGGCTGACAACCAGGAGACGACATaccggcagcccccagtagtcaggaCACACCTCACCCGGGGCCTGACAACCAGGAGACGACACAccgggcagcccccagtagtcaggaCACACCTCACCCGGGGCCTGACAACCAGGAGACGACACaccggcagcccccagtagtcaggaCACACCTCACCCGGGGCCTGACAACCAGGAGACGACACAccgggcagcccccagtagtcaggaCACACCTCACCCGGGGCCTGACAACCAGGAGACGACACaccggcagcccccagtagtcaggaCACACCTCACCCGGGGCCTGACAACCAGGAGACGACACAccgggcagcccccagtagtcaggaCACACCTCACCCGGGGCTGACAACCAGGAGACGACATaccggcagcccccagtagtcaggaCACACCTCACCCGGGGCCTGACAACCAGGAGACGACACaccggcagcccccagtagtcaggaCACACCTCACCCGGGGCCTGACAACCAGGAGACGACACAccgggcagcccccagtagtcaggaCACACCTCACCCGGGGCCTGACAACCAGGAGACGACACaccggcagcccccagtagtcaggaCACACCTCACCCGGGGCCTGACAACCAGGAGACGACACaccggcagcccccagtagtcaggaCACACCTCACCCGGGGCCTGACAACCAGGAGACAACACAccgggcagcccccagtagtcaggaCACACCTCACCCGGGGCCTGACAACCAGGAGACAACACAccgggcagcccccagtagtcaggaCACACCTCCTGCCGGGACCCCCGCCTCGAGAGACAGAGGTGCAGCGCCCACCCAGGACCCCAGAAATCACCTAGTACCCCCCAAGAGAGATGGATACAGCGTGTGATGTGCAGCACCCACCGAGGACCCCTACTGCCCCAGAATGACCTAGTACTCCGCGAGAGAGACAGAACGTGTGATGTGCAGCACCCACCGAGGACCCCTACTGCCCCAGAAATCACCCAGTACTCCCCAAGAGAGACAGAACGTGTGATGTACAGCACCCACCGAGGACCCCTACTGCTCCAGAAATCACCCAGTACTCTCCTAAAGAGCGATACACAGAACTTGTGATGTACAGCACCCACGGGGACCCCTACTGCCCCAGAATGACCTAGTGCTCCCCGAGAGAGACAGAACGTGTGATGTACAGCACCCACCGAGGACCCCTACTGCTCCAGAAATCACCCAGTACTCCCCAAGAGAGACAGAACGTGTGATGTGCAGCACCCACCGAGGACCCCTACTGCCCCAGAATGACCTAGTACTCCCCGAGAGAGACAGAACGTGTGATGTACAGCACCCACCGAGGGCCCCTACTGCTCCAGAAATCACCCAGTACTCCCCAAGAGAGACAGAACGTGTGATGTGCAGCACCCACCGAGGACCCCTACTGCCCCAGAATGACCTAGTACTCCCCGAGAGAGACAGAACGTGTGATGTGCAGCACCCACCGAGGACCCCTACTGCTCCAGAATGACCTAGTGCTCCCCGAGAGAGACAGAACGTGTGATGTACAGCACCCACCGAGGACCCCTACTGCTCCAGAAATCACCCAGTACTCTCCTAAAGAGCGATACACAGAACTTGTGATGTGCAGCACCCACCGAGGACCCCTACTGCCCCAGAAATCACCTAGTACCCCCCAAGAGACATGGATACAACGAGTGATGGGCAGAACCCACCGAGGACCCCTACTGCCCCAGAATGACCAAGTACTCCCCGAGAGATAGACAGAACGTGTGATGTGCATCACCCACCGAGGACCCCTACTGCCCCAGAAATCACCCAGTACTCTCCTAAAGAGCGATtgacaggacgtgtgatgtacagCACCCACCGAGGACCCCTACTGCCCCAGAATGACCTAGTACCCCCCAAGAGAGACAGAACGTGTGATGTACAGCACCCACCGAGGACCCCTACTGCCCCAGAATGACCTAGTACTCCCCGAGAGAGACAGAACGTGTGATGTGCAGCACCCACCGAGGACCCCTACTGCTCCAGAATGACCTAGTACTCCCCGAGAGAGACAGAACGTGTGATGTGCAGCACCCACCGAGGACCCCTACTGCTCCAGAATGACCTTGTACTCCCCGAGAGAGACAGAACGTGTGATGTACAGCACCCACCGAGGACCCCTACTGCCCCAGAATGACCTTGTACTCCCCGAGAGATAGACAGAACGTGTGATGTGGTTGTAGTGGACAAGGAGTGAATAAAGAGTTAAATCCGTGCTCTGAGATTCTGCCCCAGATATCAGAGAGAGAATTTATTGGAAATATATGCAGATTAGAAGTTAGTTTATCCAAGTAACAGAATCACAAGGTTATGTACAAATATTTCATAAATGTTTGTCAATATATTTTTATGAAATAAATATTTGTACAGAAACTTGTGATTCTGGATAAACCAAGTCACGACATGTGATGAGCAGCACCCACCGAGGACCCCAACTGCTCCAGAAATCACCCAGTACTCCCCGAGAGAGATGGATACAACGAGTGATGGGCAGCACCCACCGAGGACCCCAACTGCTCCAGAAATCACCCAGTACTCCCCGAGAGAGATGGATACAACGAGTGATGGGCAGCACCCACCGAGGACCCCAACTGCTCCAGAAATCACCCAGTACTCCCCGAGAGAGATGGATACAACGAGTGATGGGCAGCACCCACCGAGGACCCCAACTGCTCCAGAAATCACCCAGTACTCCCCGAGAGAGATGGATACAACGAGTGATGGGCAGCACCCACCGAGGACCCCAACTGCTCCAGAAATCACCCAGTACTCCCCGAGAGAGATGGATACAACGAGTGATGGGCAGCACCCACCGAGGACCCCAACTGCTCCAGAAATCACCCAGTACTCCCCGAGAGAGATGGATACAACGAGTGATGGGCAGCACCCACCGAGGACCCGTACTGCTCCAGAAATCACCCAGTACTCCCCGAGAGAGATGGATACAACGAGT harbors:
- the CALCB gene encoding calcitonin gene-related peptide 2 isoform X3 produces the protein MMVVLKISSLVAVLGLLVCQMYSAQATPVRLGMESLPERLRVSDYEARRLLSALVKEFVKMTAEEMEQASDGNSHVTAQKRTCKTSTCATQRLADLLSKSGGVVSADFVPTDVGSNSFGRRRRSLHV
- the CALCB gene encoding calcitonin gene-related peptide 2 isoform X1, whose protein sequence is MMVVLKISSLVAVLGLLVCQMYSAQATPVRLGMESLPERLRVSDYEARRLLSALVKEFVKMTAEEMEQASDGNSLDRPVSKRCSGLSTCTLWKLSDDMHKLNAYPGTDVGPGTPGKKRSALAAMDNEHYTNYGEQYDLSN
- the CALCB gene encoding calcitonin gene-related peptide 2 isoform X2; the protein is MMVVLKISSLVAVLGLLVCQMYSAQATPVRLGMESLPERLRVSDYEARRLLSALVKEFVKMTAEEMEQASDGNSSHVTAQKRTCKTSTCATQRLADLLSKSGGVVSADFVPTDVGSNSFGRRRRSLHV